Proteins from a genomic interval of Halopseudomonas litoralis:
- a CDS encoding DNA-3-methyladenine glycosylase I — MRNYRWLEEYCLNRFGSREALEARMPTPPPVEDLRALSDDRYLSTIALRVFRAGLKHSVVDARWPAFEEAFFGFDPHKVVLMSSEHIERLMQDKRLIRHLAKLRSVPRNAQMVLDLNHEYGCMGNLIADWPSDNIVGLWRLLAKRGNQLGGLSVPRFLRMVGKDTFVTTDDVLAALKGMGVLDQTKATSQRDLALVQEAFNRLASDSGRPLSQLSAMLAFTVNH, encoded by the coding sequence ATGCGCAATTATCGCTGGCTTGAAGAGTACTGCCTGAACCGCTTCGGCTCACGGGAGGCGCTGGAGGCACGAATGCCGACACCGCCTCCTGTCGAGGACTTGCGCGCATTGAGTGATGACCGCTACCTGTCGACCATTGCTTTGCGGGTGTTTCGCGCGGGCCTCAAGCACAGCGTTGTGGATGCGCGCTGGCCGGCCTTCGAAGAGGCGTTCTTTGGTTTCGATCCGCATAAGGTGGTCCTGATGAGCAGCGAGCACATCGAGCGATTGATGCAGGACAAGCGGCTGATCCGCCATCTTGCCAAGTTGCGCAGTGTGCCGCGCAATGCTCAGATGGTGCTGGACCTCAATCATGAGTACGGCTGCATGGGTAATCTGATCGCGGATTGGCCGAGCGATAATATTGTCGGCCTGTGGCGGTTGCTGGCCAAACGTGGCAATCAGCTCGGCGGGCTGTCGGTGCCGCGCTTTCTACGCATGGTCGGCAAGGACACTTTCGTTACCACTGACGATGTGCTGGCCGCGCTGAAGGGCATGGGTGTGCTGGATCAGACCAAGGCCACCAGCCAGCGGGACCTGGCATTGGTGCAGGAGGCTTTCAATCGCCTGGCCAGTGACAGCGGTCGTCCGTTGAGCCAGCTGTCGGCAATGCTGGCTTTCACAGTGAATCATTGA
- a CDS encoding C40 family peptidase, giving the protein MRAIHLLVVLSLAVLGGCASAPQTVTPPIPSTPPPAPSASAASHDELLFHAFSLVGTPYRYGGSSPETGFDCSGLINYVYREAAGVALPRTTAGLSALPDTTPVRSLMPGDLVLFSTSGKRVDHAGIYVGDGRFLHAPSTGGRVRVDDLQASYWQRAYASARRVLN; this is encoded by the coding sequence ATGCGCGCTATTCATCTGCTGGTGGTGTTGTCGTTGGCTGTTTTAGGCGGGTGCGCCAGCGCCCCGCAGACCGTCACGCCGCCGATTCCGAGTACGCCGCCCCCAGCCCCGAGCGCCAGCGCTGCCAGTCATGACGAGTTGCTGTTTCATGCCTTCAGTCTGGTGGGCACGCCATACCGTTACGGTGGCAGTTCGCCCGAGACGGGCTTCGACTGCAGCGGTCTGATCAATTATGTATACCGTGAGGCCGCAGGTGTGGCCCTGCCGCGCACGACCGCCGGGCTGAGTGCTTTGCCGGATACTACTCCGGTACGGTCGCTGATGCCGGGCGATCTGGTGTTGTTTTCCACGAGCGGCAAACGGGTTGATCATGCCGGTATCTATGTTGGCGATGGCCGATTCTTGCATGCGCCGAGTACCGGTGGCCGGGTTCGGGTGGATGATCTTCAGGCCAGCTATTGGCAACGTGCCTACGCCAGTGCACGTCGGGTTCTGAACTGA